One window of the Marmota flaviventris isolate mMarFla1 chromosome 2, mMarFla1.hap1, whole genome shotgun sequence genome contains the following:
- the Osgep gene encoding tRNA N6-adenosine threonylcarbamoyltransferase, with amino-acid sequence MPTVLGFEGSANKIGVGVVRDGNVLANPRRTYVTPPGTGFLPGDTARHHRAVILDILQEALTEARVTYQDIDCIAYTKGPGMGAPLVSVAIVARTMAQLWNKPLLGVNHCIGHIEMGRLITGATSPTVLYVSGGNTQVIAYSERRYRIFGETIDIAVGNCLDRFARVLKISNDPSPGYNIEQMAKRGKKLVELPYTVKGMDVSFSGILSFIEDVAQRMLATGECTPEDLCFSLQETVFAMLVEITERAMAHCGSQEALIVGGVGCNLRLQEMMETMCQERGAKLFATDERFCIDNGAMIAHAGWEMFQAGHRTAISDSGITQRYRTDEVEVTWRD; translated from the exons ATGCCGACGGTGCTGGGTTTTGAAGGCAGTGCCAACAAGATTGGTGTGGGAGTGGTGCGTGATGGTAACGTGCTGGCGAACCCGCGACGAACTTACGTTACACCTCCAGGCACGG GGTTCCTTCCAGGTGATACTGCCAGGCATCACCGGGCTGTTATCCTAGACATTCTGCAGGAGGCCCTAACAGAAGCTAGAGTAACCTACCAGGATATCGACTGCATTGCTTACACCAAAG GTCCTGGCATGGGTGCCCCATTGGTTTCTGTAGCCATTGTGGCCCGTACTATGGCCCAACTATGGAATAAACCATTGCTAGGTGTGAACCACTGTATAGGCCACATTGAAATGGGCCGTCTCATCACTGGAGCCACCAGCCCAACTGTGTTGTATGTCAGTGGAGGAAATACGCAG GTGATTGCTTACTCAGAACGTCGTTACCGCATATTTGGTGAAACCATCGATATTGCCGTTGGTAATTGTCTGGATCGTTTTGCTCGAGTGCTGAAG atTTCCAATGATCCTAGTCCAGGCTACAACATTGAACAGATGGCAAAGCG AGGCAAAAAGCTTGTTGAGCTGCCATATACTGTAAAGGGAATGGATGTCTCATTCTCAGGGATTCTGTCTTTCATTGAG GATGTAGCCCAACGGATGCTGGCCACAGGCGAGTGTACTCCTGAGGATCTATGTTTCTCCTTGCAG GAAACTGTGTTTGCAATGCTGGTAGAGATCACAGAGCGAGCCATGGCACATTGTGGTTCCCAGGAAGCCCTCATTGTGGGAGGTGTGGGGT GTAATCTGCGGTTGCAGGAGATGATGGAGACAATGTGCCAGGAACGGGGAGCTAAGCTTTTTGCCACAGATGAGAG atTCTGCATTGACAATGGAGCCATGATAGCCCACGCTGGCTGGGAGATGTTTCAGGCTGGACATAGAACGGCCATCAGTGATTCTGGGATTACACAGAG GTATCGTACAGATGAAGTAGAAGTGACCTGGAGGGACTAA